A stretch of the Leptospiraceae bacterium genome encodes the following:
- a CDS encoding putative Ig domain-containing protein has protein sequence MNQIKTILALSVILGFLTCQQTEKKDDTTAIVGLLALQSQSRSATPSPTLTYSGASSVTALVLNSAMTTLTPNTSNFTATSYSVSPALPTGITLNTTTGVISGTPSASVLTRTAYTITATSASSSVTFSLSLLVGASGAFSCGFQGTSGGCTNSIAYTCTNAPTCYSTLSACQAATSCLPN, from the coding sequence ATGAATCAAATCAAAACCATTTTAGCTTTGTCAGTAATCTTAGGATTCCTGACATGCCAACAAACAGAAAAAAAAGACGATACAACGGCAATCGTTGGATTACTTGCTTTACAAAGCCAATCACGTTCAGCTACACCATCACCAACGCTCACATACAGTGGAGCAAGTTCGGTAACAGCATTAGTATTAAACTCAGCAATGACAACTCTCACTCCAAATACATCAAATTTTACAGCAACTAGTTACAGCGTAAGTCCAGCGTTACCTACTGGAATTACTCTCAATACTACAACTGGTGTAATTTCTGGAACTCCATCAGCTTCTGTATTAACAAGAACTGCATACACAATCACTGCAACAAGTGCTTCTTCAAGTGTAACATTTTCCTTGTCTTTACTAGTTGGTGCTTCTGGAGCATTTAGTTGCGGCTTTCAAGGAACTTCGGGCGGATGCACGAATTCTATTGCCTATACTTGCACTAACGCACCAACTTGTTACAGCACACTTTCTGCATGCCAAGCAGCAACTTCTTGTTTACCTAACTAA